The following are from one region of the Mangifera indica cultivar Alphonso chromosome 14, CATAS_Mindica_2.1, whole genome shotgun sequence genome:
- the LOC123195785 gene encoding homeobox-leucine zipper protein HDG5-like isoform X1 codes for MFGDCQVISTMGGNIVSTENLFSSQPALQNQNFNFMPFHPFSPMATKEENGLLMRSTKEEMDSGSGSEQAEDKSGNELESNEQQPGQKKKRYHRHTARQIQEMEALFKECPHPDDKQRMKLSQELGLKPRQVKFWFQNRRTQMKAQQDRTDNVILRAENETLKNENYRLQTELRNVICPNCGGPAMLGGISFEDLRLENARLREELDRVCCIVSRYNGRPMQTMGPAPSLIPPSLDLDMNIYSRHFSEPITTSTDMMPMQMLPDTSNFPESGLVLMEEEKSIAMELAISSMDELVKMCRLNEPLWIHNSENGKQFLNLDEHARMFAWPLNFKQHSTELRTEATRDSAVVIMNSITLVDAFLDANKWMDLFPSIVARAKTIQIIASGISGATGSLHLMYAELQVLSPLVPTRETYFLRYCQQNIEEGTWAIVDFPIDGFHVNIQPSFSLYRRRPSGCIIQDMPNGYSTVTWVEHAQVEEKPIHQIFSHFVYGGMAFGAHRWLGVLQRQCERVASLMARNIADLGVIPSPEARKNLMRLAQRMIRTFCVNISTSSGQSWTALSDSPTDTVRITTRKITEPGQPYGVILCAVSTTWLPYSHTQVFDLLRDERRRSQQLDVLSNGNALHEVAHIANGSHPGNCISLLRINVASNSSQHVELMLQESCTDQSGSLVVYTTIDVDSIQLAMSGEDPSCIPLLPLGFVIVPVEPMKETTSGGEGNSISSSEDANIPNSGCLLTVGLQVLASTIPSAKLNLSSVTAINNHLCNTVNQIGAALSSGTNIAMAINTSYTESNGNLVGSSLEPNVAPKQ; via the exons ATGTTTGGAGATTGCCAAGTGATTTCGACGATGGGAGGGAACATAGTTTCAACAGAAAATCTCTTTTCATCACAGCCGGCGttacaaaaccaaaacttcAACTTCATGCCTTTCCATCCTTTTTCCCCCATGGCTACT AAAGAAGAGAATGGATTATTGATGAGAAGTACTAAAGAGGAGATGGATAGCGGGTCTGGCAGTGAACAGGCTGAAGACAAGTCGGGGAATGAGTTAGAGAGCAATGAGCAACAACCCGGCCAAAAGAAGAAACGCTATCACAGACACACTGCTCGCCAGATCCAAGAAATGGAAGC CTTGTTTAAAGAATGCCCACATCCAGATGACAAACAGAGGATGAAACTGAGCCAAGAACTCGGCCTCAAGCCACGACAAGTGAAGTTTTGGTTCCAAAACCGGCGAACCCAGATGAAG gcGCAACAAGACCGGACCGATAATGTGATACTTAGAGCAGAAAATGAGACCTTAAAGAATGAGAATTACCGGCTGCAAACGGAGCTGCGCAATGTTATATGTCCTAACTGTGGAGGTCCAGCCATGCTAGGGGGCATTTCCTTTGAAGACCTTCGCCTCGAAAACGCCCGCCTTAGAGAAGAG TTAGATCGTGTGTGTTGTATTGTTTCGCGATACAACGGGAGGCCAATGCAAACAATGGGTCCAGCTCCTTCTCTAATTCCTCCTTCATTGGACTTGGACATGAATATATATTCAAGGCATTTTTCGGAGCCTATAACTACTAGCACTGACATGATGCCGATGCAAATGCTTCCTGATACTTCAAATTTCCCAGAGAGTGGTCTGGTGTTGATGGAAGAGGAGAAGTCTATTGCAATGGAGCTAGCTATCTCATCCATGGATGAACTTGTTAAGATGTGCCGACTAAACGAGCCTCTGTGGATTCATAACAGTGAAAATGGAAAGCAATTTCTTAATCTTGATGAGCATGCCAGGATGTTTGCATGGCCTTTGAATTTCAAGCAGCACTCAACCGAGCTCAGGACCGAAGCCACTCGTGATAGCGCCGTGGTTATAATGAATAGCATCACTCTAGTTGATGCCTTTCTTGATGCA AATAAATGGATGGACCTGTTTCCTTCCATTGTTGCTAGAGCAAAGACTATTCAAATAATTGCTTCTGGTATTTCTGGAGCAACTGGTTCTCTTCACCTG ATGTATGCAGAATTGCAAGTTCTTTCTCCTTTGGTTCCCACTCGGGAGACATATTTCCTGCGTTATTGCCAACAGAATATTGAGGAAGGAACTTGGGCTATTGTTGATTTTCCCATTGATGGCTTCCATGTAAACATTCAGCCTTCGTTTTCTCTATACAGAAGACGCCCATCCGGCTGCATTATACAAGACATGCCCAATGGTTACTCAACG GTTACATGGGTAGAGCACGCCCAGGTTGAAGAGAAACCTATTCATCAGATATTCAGTCACTTTGTCTACGGCGGCATGGCCTTCGGAGCGCACCGCTGGTTGGGAGTCTTACAAAGGCAATGCGAGAGAGTGGCCAGCCTGATGGCCAGAAACATCGCCGACCTCGGAG TAATACCCTCTCCGGAAGCACGAAAGAACTTGATGAGGCTAGCCCAGAGAATGATTCGAACATTCTGCGTCAACATTAGCACTTCCAGCGGCCAGTCGTGGACGGCGTTGTCGGATTCCCCCACTGACACTGTCAGAATCACAACAAGGAAAATCACAGAGCCTGGTCAACCTTATGGCGTCATTCTTTGCGCCGTCTCAACAACTTGGCTGCCATATTCTCACACCCAAGTCTTTGATCTCCTGAGGGACGAACGCCGCAGATCTCAG CAGCTTGATGTTCTTTCCAATGGGAACGCCTTACATGAGGTGGCTCATATTGCTAATGGCTCTCATCCAGGAAACTGCATTTCTCTTCTTCGAATCAAT GTGGCGAGTAACTCATCTCAGCACGTAGAGCTAATGCTGCAAGAGAGCTGCACGGACCAGTCGGGAAGCCTTGTTGTGTACACCACCATTGACGTTGATTCCATTCAGCTGGCGATGAGCGGCGAGGATCCGTCGTGCATCCCGCTTCTCCCTTTAGGGTTTGTCATAGTCCCGGTGGAACCCATGAAGGAGACTACAAGCGGCGGCGAGGGCAACTCGATCTCATCATCTGAAGATGCCAATATCCCAAACTCAGGATGTCTACTCACAGTCGGGCTTCAAGTTCTCGCCAGCACAATCCCATCAGCCAAACTAAACCTCTCCAGCGTCACCGCAATCAATAACCATCTCTGCAACACGGTGAACCAAATCGGCGCTGCTCTCAGTAGCGGCACAAACATAGCCATGGCCATCAACACCAGCTACACTGAGAGTAATGGCAACCTTGTAGGCTCTAGCCTGGAGCCCAATGTTGCACCGAAGCAATAG
- the LOC123195785 gene encoding homeobox-leucine zipper protein HDG5-like isoform X2, translating to MFGDCQVISTMGGNIVSTENLFSSQPALQNQNFNFMPFHPFSPMATKEENGLLMRSTKEEMDSGSGSEQAEDKSGNELESNEQQPGQKKKRYHRHTARQIQEMEALFKECPHPDDKQRMKLSQELGLKPRQVKFWFQNRRTQMKAQQDRTDNVILRAENETLKNENYRLQTELRNVICPNCGGPAMLGGISFEDLRLENARLREELDRVCCIVSRYNGRPMQTMGPAPSLIPPSLDLDMNIYSRHFSEPITTSTDMMPMQMLPDTSNFPESGLVLMEEEKSIAMELAISSMDELVKMCRLNEPLWIHNSENGKQFLNLDEHARMFAWPLNFKQHSTELRTEATRDSAVVIMNSITLVDAFLDANKWMDLFPSIVARAKTIQIIASGISGATGSLHLMYAELQVLSPLVPTRETYFLRYCQQNIEEGTWAIVDFPIDGFHVNIQPSFSLYRRRPSGCIIQDMPNGYSTVTWVEHAQVEEKPIHQIFSHFVYGGMAFGAHRWLGVLQRQCERVASLMARNIADLGVIPSPEARKNLMRLAQRMIRTFCVNISTSSGQSWTALSDSPTDTVRITTRKITEPGQPYGVILCAVSTTWLPYSHTQVFDLLRDERRRSQLDVLSNGNALHEVAHIANGSHPGNCISLLRINVASNSSQHVELMLQESCTDQSGSLVVYTTIDVDSIQLAMSGEDPSCIPLLPLGFVIVPVEPMKETTSGGEGNSISSSEDANIPNSGCLLTVGLQVLASTIPSAKLNLSSVTAINNHLCNTVNQIGAALSSGTNIAMAINTSYTESNGNLVGSSLEPNVAPKQ from the exons ATGTTTGGAGATTGCCAAGTGATTTCGACGATGGGAGGGAACATAGTTTCAACAGAAAATCTCTTTTCATCACAGCCGGCGttacaaaaccaaaacttcAACTTCATGCCTTTCCATCCTTTTTCCCCCATGGCTACT AAAGAAGAGAATGGATTATTGATGAGAAGTACTAAAGAGGAGATGGATAGCGGGTCTGGCAGTGAACAGGCTGAAGACAAGTCGGGGAATGAGTTAGAGAGCAATGAGCAACAACCCGGCCAAAAGAAGAAACGCTATCACAGACACACTGCTCGCCAGATCCAAGAAATGGAAGC CTTGTTTAAAGAATGCCCACATCCAGATGACAAACAGAGGATGAAACTGAGCCAAGAACTCGGCCTCAAGCCACGACAAGTGAAGTTTTGGTTCCAAAACCGGCGAACCCAGATGAAG gcGCAACAAGACCGGACCGATAATGTGATACTTAGAGCAGAAAATGAGACCTTAAAGAATGAGAATTACCGGCTGCAAACGGAGCTGCGCAATGTTATATGTCCTAACTGTGGAGGTCCAGCCATGCTAGGGGGCATTTCCTTTGAAGACCTTCGCCTCGAAAACGCCCGCCTTAGAGAAGAG TTAGATCGTGTGTGTTGTATTGTTTCGCGATACAACGGGAGGCCAATGCAAACAATGGGTCCAGCTCCTTCTCTAATTCCTCCTTCATTGGACTTGGACATGAATATATATTCAAGGCATTTTTCGGAGCCTATAACTACTAGCACTGACATGATGCCGATGCAAATGCTTCCTGATACTTCAAATTTCCCAGAGAGTGGTCTGGTGTTGATGGAAGAGGAGAAGTCTATTGCAATGGAGCTAGCTATCTCATCCATGGATGAACTTGTTAAGATGTGCCGACTAAACGAGCCTCTGTGGATTCATAACAGTGAAAATGGAAAGCAATTTCTTAATCTTGATGAGCATGCCAGGATGTTTGCATGGCCTTTGAATTTCAAGCAGCACTCAACCGAGCTCAGGACCGAAGCCACTCGTGATAGCGCCGTGGTTATAATGAATAGCATCACTCTAGTTGATGCCTTTCTTGATGCA AATAAATGGATGGACCTGTTTCCTTCCATTGTTGCTAGAGCAAAGACTATTCAAATAATTGCTTCTGGTATTTCTGGAGCAACTGGTTCTCTTCACCTG ATGTATGCAGAATTGCAAGTTCTTTCTCCTTTGGTTCCCACTCGGGAGACATATTTCCTGCGTTATTGCCAACAGAATATTGAGGAAGGAACTTGGGCTATTGTTGATTTTCCCATTGATGGCTTCCATGTAAACATTCAGCCTTCGTTTTCTCTATACAGAAGACGCCCATCCGGCTGCATTATACAAGACATGCCCAATGGTTACTCAACG GTTACATGGGTAGAGCACGCCCAGGTTGAAGAGAAACCTATTCATCAGATATTCAGTCACTTTGTCTACGGCGGCATGGCCTTCGGAGCGCACCGCTGGTTGGGAGTCTTACAAAGGCAATGCGAGAGAGTGGCCAGCCTGATGGCCAGAAACATCGCCGACCTCGGAG TAATACCCTCTCCGGAAGCACGAAAGAACTTGATGAGGCTAGCCCAGAGAATGATTCGAACATTCTGCGTCAACATTAGCACTTCCAGCGGCCAGTCGTGGACGGCGTTGTCGGATTCCCCCACTGACACTGTCAGAATCACAACAAGGAAAATCACAGAGCCTGGTCAACCTTATGGCGTCATTCTTTGCGCCGTCTCAACAACTTGGCTGCCATATTCTCACACCCAAGTCTTTGATCTCCTGAGGGACGAACGCCGCAGATCTCAG CTTGATGTTCTTTCCAATGGGAACGCCTTACATGAGGTGGCTCATATTGCTAATGGCTCTCATCCAGGAAACTGCATTTCTCTTCTTCGAATCAAT GTGGCGAGTAACTCATCTCAGCACGTAGAGCTAATGCTGCAAGAGAGCTGCACGGACCAGTCGGGAAGCCTTGTTGTGTACACCACCATTGACGTTGATTCCATTCAGCTGGCGATGAGCGGCGAGGATCCGTCGTGCATCCCGCTTCTCCCTTTAGGGTTTGTCATAGTCCCGGTGGAACCCATGAAGGAGACTACAAGCGGCGGCGAGGGCAACTCGATCTCATCATCTGAAGATGCCAATATCCCAAACTCAGGATGTCTACTCACAGTCGGGCTTCAAGTTCTCGCCAGCACAATCCCATCAGCCAAACTAAACCTCTCCAGCGTCACCGCAATCAATAACCATCTCTGCAACACGGTGAACCAAATCGGCGCTGCTCTCAGTAGCGGCACAAACATAGCCATGGCCATCAACACCAGCTACACTGAGAGTAATGGCAACCTTGTAGGCTCTAGCCTGGAGCCCAATGTTGCACCGAAGCAATAG
- the LOC123196256 gene encoding lysine-specific demethylase JMJ706-like isoform X1 has protein sequence MVEGRVCLSREAKNALEFLKRKRLQRVKSETISQTIGVSNMMTRSGGDSLKASASCGIRLHGNADSFSSGRDAFSKRKVHKFDTKDLEWTEKIPECPVYCPTKDEFEDPLVYLQKIAPEASQYGLCKIISPLSASVPAGVVLMKEKVGFKFTPRVQPLRLAEWDAEDKITFSISGRNYTFRDFEKMADKVFTRRYFSAGCLPARYLEKEFWREIAYGQTETVEYACDVDGSAFSSSSSDPLGNSKWNLKKISRLPKSILRLLDTAIPGVTDPMLYIGMLFSMFAWHVEDHYLYSINYHHCGASKTWYGIPGHAALKFEQVVREHVYTNDILSTDAEDGAFDVLLGKTTLFPPNILLEHNVPVYKAVQNPGEFIITFPRAYHAGFSHGFNCGEAVNFAIGDWFPLGAVASWRYAHLSRMPLLPHEELLCKEAMLLYTGLLLEDLDFPSADLVSHHTIKVSFVNLIRFLHRARWSVMKSAACTGVFPNNYGTILCSLCKRDCYIAFLDCSCYSHPVCLRHDVKSLDFSCGRTFTLFLREDIAEMEAAAKKFEQEGVLDEFNQEADCGVDLYALYSFPSSNMLHDVDDGYSPYCEISIELNPERYEKTQDQSTRLEYSCCKQPTLSHGTKDIRSELAEASLSFAASSLCSFASESSCMANNQVHEQGNLNLGTFDTKMSADGLLHTTYESCLSSQRHNQLLSTGNNLHGSDVRAALDQGSDDSDSEIFRVKRRSSLKVQKRTYKDAMFLKNSEHQGLKRLKKVQPLGRCGQVMPSECSRSDESNHSVSHTSNYKETSENAARDKLSSVSTIPICIKFKKVTDEEATSKEQDNHGNDRLQHGLGKALIESPPIEIGPKRLKVRGPSFLGSDSSRLN, from the exons ATG GTGGAAGGAAGGGTATGCTTGTCCAGAGAGGCTAAAAATGCCTTGGAATTTCTGAAGCGTAAAAGACTTCAGCGAGTAAAATCAGAAACCATTAGTCAGACTATAGGTGTCTCGAATATGATGACTAGAAGCGGAGGAGATTCTTTAAAAGCTTCAGCATCATGTGGAATTAGATTACATGGTAATGCAGACTCATTTTCAAGTGGGAGGGATGCCTTTTCCAAGCGGAAGGTTCATAAGTTTGACACTAAAGATCTAGAGTGGACAGAAAAAATCCCAGAATGTCCTGTGTACTGCCCAACAAAGGATGAATTTGAGGACCCTTTGGTTTATCTACAGAAGATAGCTCCAGAAGCTTCACAATATG GTTTATGCAAGATTATATCCCCTTTGAGTGCTTCTGTTCCTGCCGGGGTTGTTTTGATGAAGGAGAAAGTAGGATTCAAGTTCACACCTAGAGTACAACCTCTTCGTCTTGCTGAGTGGGATGCTGAAgacaaaattactttttccaTCAGTGGCAG GAATTACACATTTCGTGATTTCGAGAAAATGGCAGACAAGGTTTTTACTCGTAGATATTTTAGTGCTGGCTGTCTTCCTGCCCGGTACTTGGAAAAGGAATTTTGGCGTGAAATTGCTTATGGACAGACAGAAACTGTTGAATATGCATGTGACGTTGATGGTAGTgccttttcatcttcttctagtGATCCGCTTGGAAATAGCAAGTGGAATTTGAAG AAAATTTCACGACTTCCCAAGTCCATTTTGCGTCTTCTGGACACAGCAATTCCG GGGGTAACTGATCCGATGCTTTACATTGGAATGCTGTTTAGTATGTTTGCTTGGCATGTGGAAGATCATTATTTGTATAG CATTAATTATCATCACTGTGGTGCATCAAAAACTTGGTATGGAATCCCCGGTCATGCAGCCTTGAAATTTGAACAGGTGGTGAGAGAACATGTCTATACCAATGATATTCTATCAACTGATGCAGAGGATGGAGCTTTTGATGTACTCTTGGGAAAAACTACTCTGTTTcctccaaatattttattagagcACAACGTCCCAGTATATAAGGCTGTGCAGAATCCTGGGGAGTTTATTATCACCTTCCCCAGGGCATATCATGCTGGGTTCAGTCATG GTTTCAATTGCGGGGAGGCTGTGAACTTTGCAATCGGTGATTGGTTTCCATTGGGGGCTGTAGCTAGCTGGCGTTATGCACATCTGAGTAGGATGCCTTTGCTTCCTCATGAAGAACTTCTGTGTAAAGAAGCAATGCTTTTGTATACTGGCTTATTACTGGAAGACTTAGATTTTCCATCTGCAGACCTTGTTTCTCACCATACCATTAAGGTCTCATTTGTGAATCTGATACGTTTCCTGCATCGTGCTCGCTGGTCTGTTATGAAATCAGCTGCCTGTACTGGGGTTTTTCCAAATAACTATGGAACTATTCTCTGCAGTCTCTGCAAACGCGATTGTTATATCGCCTTCCTTGACTGCAGTTGTTACTCACATCCTGTGTGTCTTCGCCATG ATGTCAAGTCCCTTGACTTCTCATGTGGAAGAACATTTACACTTTTCTTGAGGGAGGACATAGCCGAAATGGAGGCTGCAGCCAAAAAGTTTGAGCAGGAAGGAGTTTTAGACGAGTTTAACCAGGAAGCTGACTGTGGTGTTGACTTGTATGCATTGTATTCTTTTCCATCATCAAATATGTTGCATGATGTTGACGATGGATACTCACCTTATTGTGAGATAAGCATTGAACTGAACCCTGAGCGTTATGAAAAAACTCAAGATCAGTCTACAAGATTAGAGTATAGTTGTTGTAAACAGCCTACTTTGAGCCATGGCACTAAAGATATTAGATCTGAACTTGCAGAAGCTTCTCTTTCTTTTGCTGCATCATCCCTTTGTTCATTTGCAAGTGAAAGCTCATGCATGGCCAACAAT CAGGTACATGAGCAAGGTAATTTAAATCTTGGGACTTTTGACACTAAAATGTCTGCTGACGGATTATTGCACACTACATATGAATCTTGTCTATCCTCTCAACGACATAATCAACTCTTAAGTACTGGAAACAATCTTCATGGATCTGATGTTAGGGCTGCATTGGATCAAGGCAGTGATGATTCTGACTCTGAGATATTTAGGGTTAAGCGTCGTTCGTCATTGAAAGTGCAGAAAAGAACTTATAAAGATGCCATGTTTCTGAAGAATTCAGAACATCAG GGGCTGAAGCGATTGAAGAAAGTCCAACCTTTAGGGCGATGTGGTCAAGTGATGCCATCAGAGTGCTCCAGGTCTGATGAATCAAATCATAGTGTTAGTCATACTTCTAACTATAAAGAAACTTCGGAGAATGCTGCTAGGGACAAGCTTTCCAGTGTTAGTACCATtccaatatgtattaaatttaagaaGGTGACTGATGAGGAAGCGACGAGTAAAGAGCAAGATAACCACGGAAATGACAGGTTGCAGCATGGTTTGGGAAAAGCATTGATAGAATCACCCCCTATTGAGATTGGGCCAAAGCGTCTTAAAGTTAGAGGCCCATCATTTCTAGGATCAGATAGCAGcagattgaattga
- the LOC123196256 gene encoding lysine-specific demethylase JMJ706-like isoform X2, whose product MVEGRVCLSREAKNALEFLKRKRLQRVKSETISQTIGVSNMMTRSGGDSLKASASCGIRLHGNADSFSSGRDAFSKRKVHKFDTKDLEWTEKIPECPVYCPTKDEFEDPLVYLQKIAPEASQYGLCKIISPLSASVPAGVVLMKEKVGFKFTPRVQPLRLAEWDAEDKITFSISGRNYTFRDFEKMADKVFTRRYFSAGCLPARYLEKEFWREIAYGQTETVEYACDVDGSAFSSSSSDPLGNSKWNLKKISRLPKSILRLLDTAIPGVTDPMLYIGMLFSMFAWHVEDHYLYSINYHHCGASKTWYGIPGHAALKFEQVVREHVYTNDILSTDAEDGAFDVLLGKTTLFPPNILLEHNVPVYKAVQNPGEFIITFPRAYHAGFSHGFNCGEAVNFAIGDWFPLGAVASWRYAHLSRMPLLPHEELLCKEAMLLYTGLLLEDLDFPSADLVSHHTIKVSFVNLIRFLHRARWSVMKSAACTGVFPNNYGTILCSLCKRDCYIAFLDCSCYSHPVCLRHDVKSLDFSCGRTFTLFLREDIAEMEAAAKKFEQEGVLDEFNQEADCGVDLYALYSFPSSNMLHDVDDGYSPYCEISIELNPERYEKTQDQSTRLEYSCCKQPTLSHGTKDIRSELAEASLSFAASSLCSFASESSCMANNVHEQGNLNLGTFDTKMSADGLLHTTYESCLSSQRHNQLLSTGNNLHGSDVRAALDQGSDDSDSEIFRVKRRSSLKVQKRTYKDAMFLKNSEHQGLKRLKKVQPLGRCGQVMPSECSRSDESNHSVSHTSNYKETSENAARDKLSSVSTIPICIKFKKVTDEEATSKEQDNHGNDRLQHGLGKALIESPPIEIGPKRLKVRGPSFLGSDSSRLN is encoded by the exons ATG GTGGAAGGAAGGGTATGCTTGTCCAGAGAGGCTAAAAATGCCTTGGAATTTCTGAAGCGTAAAAGACTTCAGCGAGTAAAATCAGAAACCATTAGTCAGACTATAGGTGTCTCGAATATGATGACTAGAAGCGGAGGAGATTCTTTAAAAGCTTCAGCATCATGTGGAATTAGATTACATGGTAATGCAGACTCATTTTCAAGTGGGAGGGATGCCTTTTCCAAGCGGAAGGTTCATAAGTTTGACACTAAAGATCTAGAGTGGACAGAAAAAATCCCAGAATGTCCTGTGTACTGCCCAACAAAGGATGAATTTGAGGACCCTTTGGTTTATCTACAGAAGATAGCTCCAGAAGCTTCACAATATG GTTTATGCAAGATTATATCCCCTTTGAGTGCTTCTGTTCCTGCCGGGGTTGTTTTGATGAAGGAGAAAGTAGGATTCAAGTTCACACCTAGAGTACAACCTCTTCGTCTTGCTGAGTGGGATGCTGAAgacaaaattactttttccaTCAGTGGCAG GAATTACACATTTCGTGATTTCGAGAAAATGGCAGACAAGGTTTTTACTCGTAGATATTTTAGTGCTGGCTGTCTTCCTGCCCGGTACTTGGAAAAGGAATTTTGGCGTGAAATTGCTTATGGACAGACAGAAACTGTTGAATATGCATGTGACGTTGATGGTAGTgccttttcatcttcttctagtGATCCGCTTGGAAATAGCAAGTGGAATTTGAAG AAAATTTCACGACTTCCCAAGTCCATTTTGCGTCTTCTGGACACAGCAATTCCG GGGGTAACTGATCCGATGCTTTACATTGGAATGCTGTTTAGTATGTTTGCTTGGCATGTGGAAGATCATTATTTGTATAG CATTAATTATCATCACTGTGGTGCATCAAAAACTTGGTATGGAATCCCCGGTCATGCAGCCTTGAAATTTGAACAGGTGGTGAGAGAACATGTCTATACCAATGATATTCTATCAACTGATGCAGAGGATGGAGCTTTTGATGTACTCTTGGGAAAAACTACTCTGTTTcctccaaatattttattagagcACAACGTCCCAGTATATAAGGCTGTGCAGAATCCTGGGGAGTTTATTATCACCTTCCCCAGGGCATATCATGCTGGGTTCAGTCATG GTTTCAATTGCGGGGAGGCTGTGAACTTTGCAATCGGTGATTGGTTTCCATTGGGGGCTGTAGCTAGCTGGCGTTATGCACATCTGAGTAGGATGCCTTTGCTTCCTCATGAAGAACTTCTGTGTAAAGAAGCAATGCTTTTGTATACTGGCTTATTACTGGAAGACTTAGATTTTCCATCTGCAGACCTTGTTTCTCACCATACCATTAAGGTCTCATTTGTGAATCTGATACGTTTCCTGCATCGTGCTCGCTGGTCTGTTATGAAATCAGCTGCCTGTACTGGGGTTTTTCCAAATAACTATGGAACTATTCTCTGCAGTCTCTGCAAACGCGATTGTTATATCGCCTTCCTTGACTGCAGTTGTTACTCACATCCTGTGTGTCTTCGCCATG ATGTCAAGTCCCTTGACTTCTCATGTGGAAGAACATTTACACTTTTCTTGAGGGAGGACATAGCCGAAATGGAGGCTGCAGCCAAAAAGTTTGAGCAGGAAGGAGTTTTAGACGAGTTTAACCAGGAAGCTGACTGTGGTGTTGACTTGTATGCATTGTATTCTTTTCCATCATCAAATATGTTGCATGATGTTGACGATGGATACTCACCTTATTGTGAGATAAGCATTGAACTGAACCCTGAGCGTTATGAAAAAACTCAAGATCAGTCTACAAGATTAGAGTATAGTTGTTGTAAACAGCCTACTTTGAGCCATGGCACTAAAGATATTAGATCTGAACTTGCAGAAGCTTCTCTTTCTTTTGCTGCATCATCCCTTTGTTCATTTGCAAGTGAAAGCTCATGCATGGCCAACAAT GTACATGAGCAAGGTAATTTAAATCTTGGGACTTTTGACACTAAAATGTCTGCTGACGGATTATTGCACACTACATATGAATCTTGTCTATCCTCTCAACGACATAATCAACTCTTAAGTACTGGAAACAATCTTCATGGATCTGATGTTAGGGCTGCATTGGATCAAGGCAGTGATGATTCTGACTCTGAGATATTTAGGGTTAAGCGTCGTTCGTCATTGAAAGTGCAGAAAAGAACTTATAAAGATGCCATGTTTCTGAAGAATTCAGAACATCAG GGGCTGAAGCGATTGAAGAAAGTCCAACCTTTAGGGCGATGTGGTCAAGTGATGCCATCAGAGTGCTCCAGGTCTGATGAATCAAATCATAGTGTTAGTCATACTTCTAACTATAAAGAAACTTCGGAGAATGCTGCTAGGGACAAGCTTTCCAGTGTTAGTACCATtccaatatgtattaaatttaagaaGGTGACTGATGAGGAAGCGACGAGTAAAGAGCAAGATAACCACGGAAATGACAGGTTGCAGCATGGTTTGGGAAAAGCATTGATAGAATCACCCCCTATTGAGATTGGGCCAAAGCGTCTTAAAGTTAGAGGCCCATCATTTCTAGGATCAGATAGCAGcagattgaattga